The proteins below come from a single Ictalurus punctatus breed USDA103 chromosome 29, Coco_2.0, whole genome shotgun sequence genomic window:
- the degs1 gene encoding sphingolipid delta(4)-desaturase DES1 isoform X2, producing MGNRVAREDFEWVYTDQPHADRRKEILAKYPEIKSLMGPDPRLKWIVCMMVAIQFLAFYLIKDLEWKWVLFWTYAFSSCINHSMTLAIHEISHNTAFGNNRAKWNRWFAIFANLPIGLPYSASFKRYHLDHHRYLGGDGVDVDIPTDFEGWFFCTRFRKFIWIILQPLFYAIRPLCINPKPISQLELANAAVQFTFNILLYWLLGAKPLFYMLAGSMLGMGLHPISGHFIAEHYMFLKGHETYSYYGSLNLLTFNVGYHNEHHDFPSIPGRRLPLVKKIAAEYYDDLPCYTSWLKVLYDFIMDDKLSPYSRVKRKLKGDLKLE from the exons ATGGGGAACCGGGTGGCGCGTGAGGATTTCGAATGGGTTTATACCGACCAGCCACATGCCGACCGGAGAAAAGAGATTCTCG CCAAATATCCAGAGATAAAATCTCTCATGGGACCTGACCCGAGGCTAAAATGGATTGTCTGCATGATGGTAGCCATCCAGTTCCTGGCTTTTTACCTCATCAAGGATTTGGAATGGAAGTGGGTCCTGTTTTGGACTTATGCGTTCAGCAGTTGCATAAACCACTCCATGACTTTAGCCATCCATGAAATTTCCCACAACACAGCATTTGGCAACAATCGTGCGAAATGGAATCGCTGGTTCGCCATCTTTGCTAACCTGCCTATCGGTCTGCCATACTCTGCCTCCTTCAAGCGCTACCACCTTGACCACCACCGCTATTTGGGTGGGGATGGCGTGGACGTGGACATCCCAACCGATTTTGAGGGCTGGTTCTTCTGCACTCGCTTTCGCAAGTTTATTTGGATTATTCTTCAGCCGCTTTTCTATGCAATTCGGCCTCTGTGCATCAATCCAAAACCCATCAGTCAGTTGGAGTTAGCTAATGCGGCTGTCcaatttacatttaacattctTCTCTATTGGCTGTTGGGTGCCAAGCCTTTGTTTTACATGCTGGCTGGCTCGATGTTGGGAATGGGCCTCCATCCTATCTCTGGACACTTCATTGCTGAGCATTACATGTTCCTCAAGGGCCATGAGACTTATTCTTACTATGGATCACTGAATCTGCTCACTTTCAACGTAGGCTATCACAATGAGCACCATGATTTCCCCAGCATCCCTGGACGAAGGCTCCCTCTG GTGAAGAAAATAGCAGCAGAGTATTATGATGATCTCCCATGTTACACATCATGGTTGAAAGTCCTCTATGATTTCATCATGGATGACAAGCTGAGTCCATACTCGCGTGTGAAGAGGAAGCTGAAGGGAGACCTGAAGTTGGAGTGA
- the degs1 gene encoding sphingolipid delta(4)-desaturase DES1 isoform X1, with protein MGNRVAREDFEWVYTDQPHADRRKEILAKYPEIKSLMGPDPRLKWIVCMMVAIQFLAFYLIKDLEWKWVLFWTYAFSSCINHSMTLAIHEISHNTAFGNNRAKWNRWFAIFANLPIGLPYSASFKRYHLDHHRYLGGDGVDVDIPTDFEGWFFCTRFRKFIWIILQPLFYAIRPLCINPKPISQLELANAAVQFTFNILLYWLLGAKPLFYMLAGSMLGMGLHPISGHFIAEHYMFLKGHETYSYYGSLNLLTFNVGYHNEHHDFPSIPGRRLPLAAFIFFFTTSTTCGSTKTLAHICCPLQFQKNCNLGTYGTHATAEKQVPSRFKNVCTEVLVLLTSLVFMYLFLRMHKKY; from the exons ATGGGGAACCGGGTGGCGCGTGAGGATTTCGAATGGGTTTATACCGACCAGCCACATGCCGACCGGAGAAAAGAGATTCTCG CCAAATATCCAGAGATAAAATCTCTCATGGGACCTGACCCGAGGCTAAAATGGATTGTCTGCATGATGGTAGCCATCCAGTTCCTGGCTTTTTACCTCATCAAGGATTTGGAATGGAAGTGGGTCCTGTTTTGGACTTATGCGTTCAGCAGTTGCATAAACCACTCCATGACTTTAGCCATCCATGAAATTTCCCACAACACAGCATTTGGCAACAATCGTGCGAAATGGAATCGCTGGTTCGCCATCTTTGCTAACCTGCCTATCGGTCTGCCATACTCTGCCTCCTTCAAGCGCTACCACCTTGACCACCACCGCTATTTGGGTGGGGATGGCGTGGACGTGGACATCCCAACCGATTTTGAGGGCTGGTTCTTCTGCACTCGCTTTCGCAAGTTTATTTGGATTATTCTTCAGCCGCTTTTCTATGCAATTCGGCCTCTGTGCATCAATCCAAAACCCATCAGTCAGTTGGAGTTAGCTAATGCGGCTGTCcaatttacatttaacattctTCTCTATTGGCTGTTGGGTGCCAAGCCTTTGTTTTACATGCTGGCTGGCTCGATGTTGGGAATGGGCCTCCATCCTATCTCTGGACACTTCATTGCTGAGCATTACATGTTCCTCAAGGGCCATGAGACTTATTCTTACTATGGATCACTGAATCTGCTCACTTTCAACGTAGGCTATCACAATGAGCACCATGATTTCCCCAGCATCCCTGGACGAAGGCTCCCTCTG gccgccttcatcttcttcttcaccaccaGCACCACTTGTGGAtcaactaaaacacttgcgcataTTTGCTGTCCCCTTCAGTTccagaagaattgcaaccttggTACATACGGTACCcacgctactgcagaaaaacaagtaccatcacgttttaagaatgtttgtACCGAAGTATTGGTTCTCTTGACATCCCTAGTATTTATGTATCTCTTTTTACGGATGCACAAAAAGTACTGA